One Acidobacteriota bacterium DNA segment encodes these proteins:
- a CDS encoding CRTAC1 family protein: MLRKFLPIKNSRLLPGSAGIPACCKKSCAAFLFPAIATRRYEDKERCATSFDSRQGCLRSQEATQLLPALRNLRLTNATSFVWLRAPSCVFVGALLVWLVSVAAQEKPSFNVTFTNAAKQAGLTHKTIYGDEHKNKYLLETTGCGVAWFDYDNDGWLDLYFVNGTRLNLDPKLFPKGSEPTAHLYHNNRDGTFTDVTKQAGLARTGWGQSVCIGDYDNDGFEDLFVSCFGKNALYHNNNNGTFTDVSEKAGVAGAKTRWGSGSAFLDYDKDGRLDLFVANYIELDLKTAPTPETGPCLYKGVMVACGPPGLQGGKNILYHNEGNGVFTDVSVKAGITNTSGTYGLGVLTADFDNDGWTDIYVANDSAPAALYHNNGLSAGGATFTDVAAEAGAAYSGDGKPQAGMGVAAGDYDGDGLLDIFKTNFSGDTSTLYHNLGKLTFDDVTFTSGIGLNTRWLGWGCGFLDFDNDGWLDILLVNGHVYPEVEKLTTEAGYPQRKVLYQNLRNGTFKDITEAIGGALIEPTASRGCAFGDYDNDGDVDVIINPVNETPVLLRCDAPLPAKAGNNWLAVRALGVKSNRSGLGARIKVSADDRTQIGEVRSGGSYYSQNDLRVHFGLGKAAKVKTLEVHWPSGAVDTLNDVAVNQVVYVKEGAGLFKPLAKEKP; encoded by the coding sequence ATGCTGAGGAAGTTTCTGCCGATAAAGAATTCAAGGCTGCTTCCTGGGAGTGCAGGCATCCCTGCCTGCTGTAAAAAAAGCTGCGCAGCTTTCCTTTTCCCTGCCATCGCAACTCGCCGATACGAAGATAAGGAACGCTGCGCGACTTCTTTCGACAGCAGGCAAGGATGCCTGCGCTCCCAGGAAGCCACCCAGCTTTTACCAGCCCTGAGAAATTTACGGCTAACGAACGCTACGAGCTTTGTCTGGCTGCGTGCCCCTTCGTGTGTCTTCGTGGGAGCGCTACTGGTTTGGCTGGTGAGCGTGGCTGCGCAGGAGAAGCCATCATTCAACGTCACCTTCACCAATGCCGCCAAACAAGCCGGGCTGACGCACAAAACGATTTATGGCGACGAACACAAAAACAAATACTTGCTCGAAACGACCGGCTGCGGCGTGGCTTGGTTCGATTACGACAACGACGGCTGGCTCGATCTCTATTTCGTCAACGGCACGCGGCTGAACCTCGATCCAAAACTGTTTCCGAAAGGCAGCGAACCGACCGCCCATCTGTACCACAACAATCGCGATGGCACATTCACCGATGTAACCAAGCAAGCCGGACTGGCGCGCACCGGCTGGGGCCAGAGCGTCTGCATCGGCGATTACGACAACGATGGCTTTGAAGACCTGTTCGTCAGTTGCTTCGGCAAGAACGCGCTCTATCACAACAACAACAACGGCACGTTCACCGATGTTTCCGAAAAGGCCGGTGTCGCAGGCGCCAAAACGCGCTGGGGTTCGGGCAGCGCCTTTCTGGATTACGACAAAGACGGACGGCTTGACCTGTTTGTCGCTAATTACATTGAGCTGGATTTGAAGACCGCGCCGACGCCCGAAACCGGCCCGTGTTTGTACAAAGGCGTGATGGTCGCCTGCGGCCCGCCGGGTTTGCAGGGCGGCAAAAACATTCTCTATCACAACGAAGGAAATGGTGTGTTCACCGATGTCTCGGTCAAAGCGGGCATCACGAACACCAGCGGTACTTACGGCCTGGGCGTGCTGACGGCGGATTTCGACAACGACGGTTGGACGGATATTTACGTCGCGAACGATTCCGCCCCCGCCGCGCTCTATCACAACAACGGCCTCAGTGCAGGAGGGGCCACGTTCACCGATGTCGCGGCGGAAGCGGGCGCGGCCTATAGCGGCGACGGCAAGCCGCAAGCCGGGATGGGCGTGGCGGCGGGCGATTACGACGGTGATGGCCTGCTCGATATTTTTAAGACCAACTTTTCGGGCGACACCTCGACGCTCTACCACAATCTGGGCAAACTCACTTTCGACGATGTGACCTTCACCAGCGGCATCGGCTTGAACACGCGCTGGCTGGGCTGGGGCTGCGGCTTTCTGGATTTCGACAACGACGGCTGGCTCGACATCCTGCTGGTCAACGGTCACGTTTACCCCGAAGTCGAAAAGCTCACGACCGAGGCGGGGTACCCGCAACGCAAGGTGCTCTATCAAAACCTGCGCAATGGCACTTTCAAAGACATCACTGAAGCCATCGGCGGCGCGCTCATCGAACCGACCGCCAGCCGTGGTTGTGCTTTCGGCGATTATGACAATGACGGTGACGTAGACGTCATCATCAACCCCGTCAACGAAACGCCGGTGCTGCTGCGCTGTGACGCTCCTCTACCAGCGAAGGCCGGTAACAACTGGCTGGCCGTCCGCGCGTTGGGCGTCAAATCGAATCGCAGCGGCCTGGGCGCACGGATTAAGGTCAGCGCGGATGACCGCACGCAAATCGGTGAAGTGCGCAGCGGCGGCAGCTACTATTCGCAAAACGACCTGCGCGTGCATTTCGGCCTGGGCAAAGCCGCCAAGGTCAAAACGCTGGAAGTGCACTGGCCCAGCGGCGCGGTGGATACGCTCAATGATGTGGCGGTGAATCAGGTGGTGTATGTCAAAGAAGGCGCAGGTCTGTTCAAACCACTAGCGAAGGAGAAGCCGTAA
- a CDS encoding DUF104 domain-containing protein has translation MNQVITATYSKGNLRPNAPVQLQEEEQVEIEIRKGSQSIPAAAAPAAADERSRVIQAMAEAGLLANQPTVYPPPENPISRQEQERLGRLFAAGKPLSEIILEEREGR, from the coding sequence ATGAATCAAGTCATTACCGCCACATACAGTAAGGGAAACTTACGGCCCAATGCTCCCGTGCAACTACAGGAAGAAGAGCAGGTGGAGATTGAAATCAGGAAAGGCTCTCAATCCATTCCCGCCGCAGCCGCACCGGCAGCGGCAGACGAAAGAAGCCGCGTCATCCAGGCGATGGCAGAAGCTGGCTTGCTGGCAAACCAGCCGACCGTATATCCGCCGCCTGAAAACCCCATCTCGCGGCAGGAACAAGAACGGCTAGGCCGGCTTTTCGCTGCGGGGAAGCCATTGTCCGAGATCATTCTTGAAGAGCGTGAGGGGCGCTGA
- a CDS encoding tetratricopeptide repeat protein — translation MKQLWLAVILLFSIASCAWAQTPASPLAEARALFDAGRYDEVIQKLSASANPPTADREAAYLLGMSWYQKREYQRAIPYLQTVLRAGNEAPGNSPIIREYRESIQVLGLSHYLLGHLAEAVPLLEQASAGLPNSHELSYALGMACIQTRQPDRARAAFARMFQVAPASAAAHLLTAQMMVRVEFEEFAEAELKQALELDPKLPQANYLLGQIAVYKGRVDEGIALLERELALNPGNANAYYKLGDAYTRQLKWDEAIAALQKSVWLYPFYSGPYILLGKSYMKKRQMPNAEAMLKRALQFDPNNKSAHYMLAQVYQQTGHAEDAKREFAIAEKLQGNAEEK, via the coding sequence ATGAAACAATTGTGGCTCGCCGTCATCCTGCTCTTCAGCATTGCGTCTTGCGCCTGGGCGCAAACGCCCGCCAGCCCCTTGGCCGAAGCGCGCGCACTTTTCGATGCGGGCCGCTACGATGAAGTCATTCAAAAGCTGAGCGCGTCCGCCAATCCGCCAACCGCTGACAGAGAGGCCGCCTATCTGCTGGGCATGTCCTGGTATCAAAAACGCGAGTACCAGCGCGCCATTCCGTATTTACAAACCGTCCTGCGCGCTGGCAATGAAGCGCCCGGCAATAGCCCCATCATCCGCGAGTACCGCGAAAGCATTCAGGTGCTCGGCCTGTCGCATTACCTGCTCGGCCATCTCGCCGAAGCCGTCCCGTTGCTCGAACAGGCGTCAGCCGGGCTGCCCAACAGCCACGAACTGAGTTATGCGCTAGGCATGGCCTGCATCCAGACGCGCCAACCCGACCGCGCGCGCGCCGCCTTTGCGCGCATGTTCCAGGTTGCGCCCGCTTCGGCGGCGGCGCATCTGCTGACCGCTCAGATGATGGTGCGCGTCGAGTTTGAAGAATTCGCCGAAGCCGAATTGAAGCAGGCACTCGAACTCGATCCCAAGTTGCCGCAGGCTAATTACCTGTTGGGCCAAATCGCCGTTTACAAAGGCCGCGTGGACGAAGGCATCGCCTTGCTCGAACGCGAACTCGCGCTCAATCCCGGCAACGCCAACGCCTATTACAAACTCGGCGATGCTTACACGCGCCAGCTCAAATGGGACGAAGCCATCGCCGCGCTGCAAAAATCCGTCTGGCTCTATCCGTTTTACAGCGGCCCGTACATCCTGCTGGGCAAGTCGTACATGAAAAAACGACAGATGCCGAATGCCGAAGCAATGCTCAAACGCGCGCTTCAATTCGATCCGAATAACAAATCGGCGCATTACATGCTCGCCCAGGTCTACCAACAGACCGGACACGCCGAAGACGCCAAACGCGAGTTCGCCATTGCCGAAAAGCTGCAAGGCAATGCCGAGGAGAAGTGA